Proteins from a genomic interval of Meiothermus sp.:
- a CDS encoding HrcA family transcriptional regulator: MTERQRRILHLLVDSYIQTQAPVPSGVLAQQLSLSPATVRYELIELEQRGLIGKPHTSAGRVPTRAGFRHYALSKLPPSPLPQATLEKLAQVLEDAGPRRETLLVQVASKLAGYPAMLRLRPQRAPKLLQVHLSNLTSGKVLAVAVLEGGRVREARIELSFTPTEAQLNEAEQRLYKASEPIKASTPAMMELYESIARAFAQGSQEEYREGMGLLLSEPEAQNPLFLRQAIAVFEAPSDLTFTPPGGLNVRVGEDEGLSLVQAGIRVNDQIGELTLLGPLRMRYERALSVAFTMSQVYMGKP, translated from the coding sequence ATGACCGAGCGGCAGCGGCGCATTCTGCATCTTCTGGTGGATAGTTATATCCAGACCCAGGCCCCCGTGCCTTCGGGGGTACTGGCCCAGCAGTTGTCGCTTTCGCCTGCCACCGTGCGGTACGAGCTGATTGAACTCGAGCAGCGAGGCCTAATCGGTAAGCCCCACACCTCGGCAGGCCGTGTGCCCACCCGGGCCGGATTCCGCCACTATGCACTCTCCAAACTGCCCCCCAGTCCCTTACCCCAGGCCACCCTGGAAAAGCTGGCCCAAGTGCTCGAGGATGCCGGCCCAAGGCGAGAAACCCTGCTCGTGCAGGTAGCTTCTAAACTTGCTGGCTACCCCGCCATGCTGCGGCTGAGGCCCCAGCGTGCACCCAAGCTGTTACAAGTGCACCTTTCCAACCTGACATCTGGCAAGGTGCTGGCCGTGGCGGTGCTGGAAGGTGGGCGGGTGCGCGAAGCCCGAATCGAGCTGTCCTTTACACCCACTGAAGCCCAGCTCAACGAAGCCGAGCAGCGCCTGTACAAAGCAAGTGAGCCAATTAAAGCCAGTACGCCCGCCATGATGGAGCTTTACGAGTCTATTGCAAGAGCCTTTGCTCAGGGCAGCCAGGAGGAGTACCGCGAGGGAATGGGGCTACTGCTCAGTGAACCCGAAGCCCAAAACCCTTTGTTTTTGCGGCAGGCTATTGCGGTGTTCGAGGCTCCCAGCGACCTCACCTTTACCCCTCCGGGAGGCCTGAACGTTCGGGTAGGTGAGGACGAGGGGCTTTCGCTGGTACAGGCGGGTATCAGGGTCAACGACCAGATCGGTGAGCTTACGCTCCTTGGGCCGTTGCGTATGCGCTACGAAAGAGCCCT